One segment of Thermodesulfovibrio sp. 3907-1M DNA contains the following:
- a CDS encoding N-acetylmuramoyl-L-alanine amidase, whose translation MIKKTVIFIIFFILSTAFAQEDTHKIVLKYGKHQDFYRFVLVCEKPEITYSINVNLLNDGKIKLSFTAPFDIEFEGKILSQQDKIKDLKIFKNEGSFIIGTSNISKIKVSRYESPSRLVIDAFLGEPSEEEKIKSASILIDPGHGGQDSGIKEKNSSEKELVLYISKEIASRLAQKGIKAFLTRATDEDISLKKRLKIQNALKPALFLSVHLSSRDFFVIYTSAKKINISKDDPSKIFLKEDSLVQTFVKKIKEKFSEPVYTEKLPATLLKEASAPALMIEVPKRALFSDKSYVNKVVDVLVQGTLENFKIKLQKTNDE comes from the coding sequence ATGATTAAAAAAACAGTAATTTTTATTATTTTTTTTATTTTATCAACAGCTTTTGCACAGGAGGATACCCATAAAATAGTTTTAAAATACGGCAAGCATCAGGATTTTTATAGATTTGTCCTGGTATGCGAAAAACCTGAGATTACATATTCAATAAATGTAAATCTGCTTAATGATGGAAAAATAAAACTAAGTTTTACAGCACCCTTTGATATTGAATTTGAAGGGAAAATACTGTCTCAACAGGATAAAATAAAGGATTTAAAAATTTTTAAAAATGAGGGCAGCTTTATTATCGGAACTTCAAACATAAGTAAAATAAAAGTCTCAAGATATGAATCTCCTTCAAGGCTTGTAATAGATGCTTTTTTGGGAGAGCCCTCAGAAGAGGAAAAAATTAAATCAGCATCAATATTAATTGATCCGGGACATGGTGGACAGGATTCAGGAATAAAGGAAAAAAACAGCAGTGAAAAGGAGCTTGTGCTATATATCTCCAAGGAGATAGCATCAAGGCTTGCACAGAAAGGCATAAAAGCTTTCTTAACAAGAGCTACTGACGAAGATATCTCACTTAAAAAAAGGTTAAAAATTCAAAATGCTCTGAAACCTGCCCTGTTTCTGAGTGTTCATCTATCAAGTAGAGATTTCTTTGTTATTTATACATCTGCAAAGAAGATAAACATATCAAAAGATGATCCGTCAAAAATTTTTCTCAAAGAAGACAGTTTAGTACAAACTTTTGTAAAAAAAATAAAAGAGAAGTTTTCAGAACCTGTTTATACAGAAAAACTGCCTGCAACTCTTCTTAAAGAAGCTTCTGCACCGGCTTTGATGATTGAAGTTCCTAAAAGAGCTTTATTTTCTGATAAAAGCTATGTAAATAAAGTTGTAGATGTGCTTGTTCAGGGAACTCTGGAAAACTTTAAAATAAAACTACAGAAAACAAACGATGAATAA
- a CDS encoding DUF4390 domain-containing protein, whose amino-acid sequence MISFIIIVGFLLVIPFPLQAIENINMEIQRDNSFLIVRARIIPSQEFIEDFKNGLSKNIFILIELYRRWSIIPDEFISGVQIQRVLISDPIKDEFIVKTLQGEALTEKRFKNWQEALDWALKIEPVKIVNINNVEKGKYYIKITVESNIKKLPSVLEHILFFIPTYEKKITKESENFRLP is encoded by the coding sequence ATGATAAGCTTCATTATTATTGTGGGATTTTTACTGGTAATCCCATTTCCTCTGCAGGCAATTGAAAACATAAACATGGAGATTCAGAGAGACAATTCTTTCCTCATTGTCAGAGCCCGCATTATTCCCTCTCAGGAGTTTATTGAAGATTTTAAAAATGGCTTAAGTAAAAATATTTTTATACTGATAGAGCTTTACAGAAGATGGTCAATTATTCCAGATGAGTTTATAAGCGGAGTTCAGATACAGAGAGTTTTAATTTCTGATCCAATAAAAGATGAGTTTATTGTAAAAACTTTGCAGGGTGAGGCTTTAACGGAAAAAAGGTTTAAAAACTGGCAGGAAGCTCTGGACTGGGCTTTAAAGATAGAACCTGTAAAAATTGTGAATATCAATAATGTGGAAAAAGGTAAGTATTACATAAAAATTACAGTCGAATCAAACATAAAAAAGCTTCCTTCAGTTCTTGAACATATTTTGTTTTTTATACCTACATATGAAAAAAAAATAACAAAGGAGTCAGAAAACTTTAGATTGCCATGA
- a CDS encoding alanine-zipper protein produces the protein MKKYLIIAGATFILLSGCATKEYVKEQTDPIYQKLEKIEKQLENMNKEISSLRTDIKTISSQVDSVQWTAKEALKKSEEAVKESQAAVIQAQDAARKAQAAAETSKKAFELQQRK, from the coding sequence ATGAAAAAGTATTTAATTATTGCAGGAGCAACATTTATTTTGTTGAGCGGTTGTGCAACAAAGGAGTATGTAAAGGAGCAAACAGACCCGATTTATCAGAAACTTGAAAAAATTGAAAAACAACTGGAAAACATGAACAAAGAGATTTCTTCCCTCCGAACAGATATTAAAACCATCAGCTCCCAAGTAGATTCTGTTCAGTGGACAGCAAAGGAGGCATTGAAAAAATCAGAAGAAGCAGTGAAAGAGTCTCAAGCTGCAGTGATACAGGCTCAGGATGCTGCAAGAAAAGCTCAGGCTGCAGCAGAAACATCTAAAAAAGCTTTTGAATTACAGCAAAGAAAGTAA
- a CDS encoding sigma-54 dependent transcriptional regulator yields MKGKVLIVDDEMGILDTVSGILEDEGYSTITAVDAETALDILDKEEIDLIFLDVWLPQMNGVEAIKKIKEKDFNIPVIMISGHGNVEVAVQAVKLGAFDFLEKPLSMERIILTAERALEFKRLEKENIKLRSSVTKKYELIGSSQAMKKIKTQIEMIAKGDSRVLILGESGTGKELVARMIHLFSPRARAPFVEVNCAAIPQELIESELFGHEKGAFTGAIDRKIGKFELANEGTLFLDEIGDMSLLTQAKLLRVIETQKFQRVGGTRDITVNVRIISATNKDLTEEIKKGNFREDLYWRLNVVPIYIPPLRERKEDIPELINYFIDEFNREKGWKKKTVEPEAMKMLQNYDWPGNVRELRNAVERLMIMVSKDVIEISDIENTGIIKNNVKEETCFSYTSLKQAREAFEREFILRKLKENNWNMTKTAEIIGMERSNLYKKIKSLGIILPKEFSEN; encoded by the coding sequence TTGAAAGGAAAAGTTTTAATAGTTGATGATGAGATGGGAATTCTTGACACAGTCTCTGGTATTTTAGAAGACGAAGGCTATAGCACCATTACAGCAGTGGATGCAGAGACTGCTCTGGATATCCTTGATAAAGAAGAGATAGACTTAATTTTTCTTGATGTCTGGCTTCCTCAGATGAATGGAGTTGAAGCAATAAAAAAGATAAAAGAAAAGGATTTTAATATTCCAGTTATCATGATTTCAGGACATGGAAATGTGGAAGTTGCAGTGCAAGCTGTAAAGCTTGGAGCATTTGATTTTCTTGAAAAGCCTCTGTCAATGGAAAGGATTATATTGACTGCTGAGAGGGCATTAGAATTTAAACGCCTTGAAAAAGAAAACATAAAGCTTCGCAGCAGTGTAACTAAAAAGTATGAACTTATTGGAAGTTCTCAGGCAATGAAAAAAATAAAGACTCAGATTGAAATGATTGCTAAAGGAGACTCCAGAGTTTTAATACTTGGTGAGTCTGGAACAGGTAAGGAACTTGTAGCGAGGATGATTCATTTATTCAGTCCCAGAGCCAGAGCTCCTTTTGTTGAGGTAAACTGTGCAGCAATTCCTCAGGAACTCATAGAAAGCGAACTGTTTGGGCATGAAAAAGGTGCTTTTACAGGAGCAATAGACAGAAAGATTGGTAAATTTGAGCTTGCCAATGAAGGAACTCTTTTTCTTGATGAAATAGGAGACATGTCCTTGCTTACACAGGCAAAACTTTTAAGGGTAATTGAAACACAGAAGTTTCAGAGAGTTGGAGGGACAAGGGATATAACAGTAAATGTTAGAATTATTTCAGCAACAAATAAAGACCTAACTGAAGAGATTAAAAAAGGCAATTTCCGTGAGGACCTTTACTGGAGACTTAATGTTGTTCCCATCTATATTCCTCCTTTAAGGGAGAGAAAAGAAGATATCCCAGAGCTGATTAATTACTTTATAGATGAATTCAATAGGGAGAAAGGATGGAAAAAAAAGACTGTGGAGCCTGAGGCAATGAAAATGCTTCAGAATTATGATTGGCCTGGAAATGTAAGGGAGCTGAGAAATGCTGTAGAAAGACTTATGATAATGGTCTCAAAAGATGTGATAGAGATTTCAGATATTGAAAATACTGGAATAATAAAGAATAATGTAAAAGAAGAAACATGTTTTTCTTATACTTCATTAAAACAGGCAAGAGAGGCCTTTGAAAGGGAATTCATTCTAAGAAAACTTAAAGAGAATAACTGGAATATGACAAAAACAGCAGAAATCATAGGAATGGAGAGAAGCAATCTCTATAAAAAAATCAAATCTCTTGGAATAATTCTTCCCAAAGAGTTTTCAGAAAACTAA
- a CDS encoding sulfite exporter TauE/SafE family protein, whose protein sequence is MKNQFIHSVWIGAVAGCFGGLVGLGGGVVMIPLMVAVLRITQHKAHGTSLFALVFTGITGAITYGMKGSVDVIASLILATTAIFTARTGARFAHSLAEWKLKRAFGAFLIFAALILVAKPYLTEFYHFEIQGVGKIIALLMTGVFAGFLAGMMGIGGGTVMVPALVIILNYGQHIAQGTSLLCMVPAGAVGAYTHLKLGNVIKKLLPGLISGIIVGTYIGSNIAHALADTYLRVIFALIIIWTGIRFLKTPKPVK, encoded by the coding sequence GTGAAAAATCAGTTTATCCATTCGGTATGGATAGGAGCGGTTGCTGGCTGTTTTGGTGGGCTTGTTGGGCTGGGTGGTGGAGTGGTTATGATTCCATTGATGGTGGCTGTACTCAGAATTACCCAGCACAAAGCTCACGGAACAAGTCTGTTTGCACTGGTATTTACAGGCATTACAGGTGCAATCACTTATGGGATGAAAGGTTCTGTTGATGTTATTGCTTCTTTGATTCTTGCTACAACAGCAATCTTTACTGCTCGAACAGGTGCACGCTTTGCCCATAGTCTTGCAGAGTGGAAACTTAAAAGAGCTTTTGGTGCCTTCTTAATATTCGCTGCTTTAATTCTTGTTGCAAAACCTTATCTTACTGAGTTTTACCACTTTGAAATTCAAGGAGTTGGAAAAATTATCGCACTTCTTATGACAGGCGTTTTTGCAGGCTTTCTTGCTGGAATGATGGGTATAGGTGGAGGCACTGTTATGGTTCCTGCTTTAGTTATTATTCTCAATTATGGTCAGCATATAGCACAGGGAACATCTCTTTTATGCATGGTTCCTGCTGGAGCAGTTGGTGCTTATACGCATTTAAAGCTTGGTAACGTTATTAAAAAACTCCTTCCTGGATTGATTTCTGGAATTATCGTTGGAACTTACATTGGCTCTAACATTGCCCATGCTCTTGCTGATACTTATTTAAGAGTTATATTTGCTTTGATTATAATATGGACAGGAATAAGATTTTTAAAAACACCAAAACCTGTTAAATGA
- a CDS encoding ATP-binding protein, producing the protein MKEKLKKYFFPVFLTSLLFIVLGFEIYLLRLPPEQIPTRFIIVSLFVINIISLVTLGFFVIRSVFRLYLEKHREVPGYRFRIKIVTIFVGLVLIPSALLFIAFSGVLENSIERIFSKSNREVISKTVDTVKAFYDFEKEKLLNFAEDLRNNKIKGVPYGITVERLKIFKTDMPESIKDAFYGKKSVQVISSSDGDVIIAAVPDEKGVLALKMRVPSYITKKVEEVKARHEEYLKMGSMRKAVKSNYFMFLGFLSLIIVFLALWASLKISQEITNPLKELVQATERVSKGDLKVKILTKSSDEIGILVNSFNEMIAKLDRAYFELSERNILLERMFSNITSGIIFIGQGGKIFKINKAGEEILQIPGDKIEGKHYTEILEFIESDELKEFIKKLSEERIYEISKDLNIKIKGRNKIIKSRFISLRESQESEATGILVVFDDITDIVKAQQAIAWEEVARRLAHEIKNPLTPIKLATERLIKKWKNKEEDFDRVFEKSTQTIISEVESLKNLIDAFQKLGKLPEIKKESVNPINLIEDVIELYRGYKDVRINLVLCDEIRPVLLDSQEFKRVLINIIDNAIKAMNAKGEITISVKLNNNLEIEVADTGPGVDDEIKEKLFLPYFSKNKEGTGLGLAIARKIVNEHGGKIYVIDNKPHGTIFKIEVPA; encoded by the coding sequence ATGAAAGAGAAACTGAAAAAATACTTTTTTCCTGTTTTTCTAACATCGCTACTTTTTATAGTTCTTGGTTTTGAAATATACCTTTTAAGGCTTCCACCTGAACAGATTCCTACGAGGTTTATAATCGTTTCACTTTTTGTAATAAACATAATTTCCCTTGTAACCTTAGGATTTTTTGTCATAAGAAGTGTCTTTAGACTTTATCTTGAAAAGCATAGAGAAGTGCCTGGATACAGATTCAGGATAAAAATAGTGACCATCTTTGTTGGACTGGTGCTCATTCCCTCAGCTCTTTTATTCATTGCCTTTAGCGGAGTTCTTGAAAATTCAATAGAAAGAATTTTTTCCAAATCAAACAGAGAAGTTATATCAAAAACAGTTGATACAGTTAAAGCTTTTTACGACTTTGAAAAAGAAAAGCTTCTTAATTTTGCTGAAGATTTGAGAAACAACAAAATAAAGGGTGTTCCCTATGGAATTACTGTTGAAAGACTGAAAATTTTTAAGACTGATATGCCAGAATCAATAAAAGATGCTTTTTATGGCAAGAAATCAGTTCAGGTTATTTCTTCTTCAGATGGTGATGTAATTATTGCAGCAGTACCTGATGAAAAAGGTGTTCTGGCTTTAAAGATGAGGGTTCCTTCTTATATAACAAAAAAAGTTGAAGAGGTTAAGGCTCGTCACGAAGAGTATCTCAAAATGGGTTCTATGAGAAAAGCTGTTAAGTCAAACTATTTCATGTTTCTTGGATTTCTCAGTCTTATTATTGTTTTTTTAGCTCTATGGGCATCCTTAAAAATCTCTCAGGAAATTACAAATCCTCTTAAAGAACTTGTTCAGGCAACTGAGCGTGTCTCAAAGGGAGACCTTAAGGTGAAAATCCTTACCAAAAGCTCTGATGAAATAGGAATTCTTGTTAATTCTTTCAATGAAATGATAGCAAAGCTTGACAGAGCTTATTTTGAGCTATCAGAGAGAAACATTTTACTTGAGAGAATGTTTTCCAATATTACTTCAGGAATTATCTTCATTGGACAGGGTGGTAAAATTTTTAAAATAAACAAAGCAGGAGAAGAGATACTTCAAATTCCAGGAGATAAAATAGAGGGCAAACACTATACAGAAATCCTTGAATTTATTGAATCTGATGAATTAAAAGAATTTATAAAGAAGCTTTCTGAGGAGCGAATCTATGAGATTTCCAAAGATTTAAATATCAAAATAAAAGGCAGAAATAAAATAATTAAGTCAAGATTTATTTCGTTAAGAGAATCTCAGGAAAGTGAAGCCACGGGAATTCTCGTGGTATTTGATGATATTACAGATATTGTTAAGGCACAACAGGCAATTGCATGGGAAGAAGTTGCAAGAAGACTTGCCCATGAGATAAAAAATCCTCTTACTCCAATTAAACTTGCCACTGAAAGATTGATTAAAAAATGGAAAAATAAAGAGGAGGATTTTGACAGAGTTTTTGAAAAATCAACTCAGACAATTATATCAGAAGTTGAATCTCTTAAAAATTTAATTGATGCCTTTCAGAAACTGGGTAAACTCCCTGAAATTAAAAAGGAATCTGTAAATCCGATAAATTTAATAGAAGATGTGATAGAGCTTTATAGAGGATATAAAGATGTGAGGATAAATCTTGTATTGTGTGACGAGATTAGACCTGTTTTGCTTGATTCTCAGGAATTTAAAAGAGTTTTGATAAATATAATTGACAATGCAATAAAAGCTATGAATGCTAAAGGTGAAATAACAATATCTGTTAAACTAAATAATAACCTTGAGATAGAAGTGGCTGATACCGGTCCTGGAGTGGATGATGAAATAAAAGAAAAGCTGTTTTTACCATACTTTTCAAAAAACAAAGAGGGCACAGGTCTTGGTCTTGCGATTGCAAGGAAAATTGTTAATGAGCATGGTGGAAAGATATATGTTATAGATAATAAACCCCATGGAACAATTTTTAAAATAGAGGTGCCTGCTTGA
- a CDS encoding GerMN domain-containing protein, giving the protein MNKRLITISVLILVAIATTVIYFTLFKHDGKTSEKSQTEQTMVNFKIYLPSSNSTVVKEIYLQKESSELKNIERILESFLSELPLKETKILGIYRDMENVVYIDLSKDFAIPQSMLQEYLMLKSLYKTLKENFPWIKDIKILIESKEVETVSGHISIASSLKEAVEEN; this is encoded by the coding sequence ATGAATAAAAGATTAATTACAATTTCAGTTTTAATATTGGTTGCGATAGCAACCACTGTAATTTATTTCACTTTATTTAAACACGATGGAAAAACTTCTGAAAAATCTCAAACAGAGCAAACCATGGTAAACTTTAAAATATACCTGCCTTCTTCAAATTCTACAGTTGTAAAAGAAATATACCTGCAGAAAGAAAGCTCAGAGTTAAAAAATATTGAAAGAATTCTTGAAAGTTTTTTATCAGAACTGCCTTTAAAGGAAACGAAGATTCTTGGCATATACAGAGACATGGAAAATGTCGTTTATATAGATTTATCAAAAGATTTTGCCATACCTCAGAGTATGCTGCAGGAGTATCTTATGCTTAAATCCCTTTATAAAACATTAAAAGAGAACTTTCCGTGGATAAAAGATATTAAAATATTGATAGAAAGCAAAGAAGTTGAAACTGTATCAGGACACATCTCAATTGCTTCATCTTTAAAAGAAGCTGTGGAGGAAAATTAA